The Bradyrhizobium sp. WBAH42 genome includes a window with the following:
- a CDS encoding F0F1 ATP synthase subunit A, translating into MKIDPIHQFNIEPLFTLGHIGNHTIAFTNSSLYMLVAVAIISILMLASGSQLVPGRLQSVAEISYEFVASTIRSTAGAEGMKFFPLIFSLFMFICVSNLVGIIPYTFTVSSHLIVTAGLALLVFFTVLIYGVAKNGVKFFKIFVPHGVPGYVLPLVMFIEVLSFFLRPVSHSIRLFANMLAGHIALKVFAGFVAMLGFSLGAIGWVGGVLPLALTVALYALEILVAFLQAYVFAILTCIYLNDAIHPGH; encoded by the coding sequence ATGAAAATCGATCCGATCCACCAGTTCAACATCGAGCCTCTCTTCACCCTGGGCCATATCGGCAATCACACGATCGCCTTCACCAATTCGTCGCTCTACATGCTGGTCGCGGTTGCGATCATCTCGATCCTGATGCTCGCCAGCGGCTCGCAGCTGGTTCCCGGGCGCCTGCAGTCGGTCGCCGAGATCTCCTACGAGTTCGTGGCCTCGACCATCCGTTCGACGGCCGGCGCGGAAGGCATGAAGTTCTTCCCGCTGATCTTCTCGCTGTTCATGTTCATCTGCGTCTCGAATCTGGTCGGCATCATCCCCTACACCTTCACGGTATCGAGCCATCTGATCGTCACGGCCGGGCTGGCGCTGCTGGTCTTCTTCACCGTGCTGATCTACGGCGTCGCCAAGAACGGCGTGAAGTTCTTCAAGATCTTCGTTCCCCACGGCGTCCCCGGCTACGTCCTGCCGCTGGTCATGTTCATCGAGGTTCTGTCGTTCTTCCTGCGGCCGGTCTCGCACAGCATTCGTCTGTTCGCCAACATGCTGGCCGGCCACATCGCGCTGAAGGTGTTCGCGGGCTTCGTCGCCATGCTGGGCTTCTCGCTCGGCGCCATCGGCTGGGTCGGCGGCGTGCTGCCGCTGGCGCTCACGGTCGCGCTGTACGCTCTCGAGATCCTGGTCGCGTTCCTGCAGGCCTACGTGTTCGCGATCCTGACCTGCATCTACCTCAACGACGCCATTCATCCGGGACACTGA
- a CDS encoding pitrilysin family protein — protein MSVEMSKLASGLTVVTDEMPHLETAALGVWAGVGGRDEKPNEHGISHLLEHMAFKGTTKRSSREIVEEIEAVGGDLNAGTSTETTSYYARVLKADVPLALDVLADILANPAFEPDELEREKNVIVQEIGAAQDTPDDVVFEHLNELCYPDQPMGRSLLGTAKTLRAFNRDMLRGYLSTHYRGPDMVVAAAGAVNHAQVVAEVEKRFASFEGTPGPKPQAAQFGQGGTKVVHRELEQAHLTLALEGVPQSDPSLFSLQVFTNILGGGMSSRLFQEVREKRGLCYSIYTFHAPYTDTGFFGLYTGTDPADAPEMMEVVVDIMNDSVETLTEAEIARAKAQMKAGLLMALESCSSRAEQLARHVLAYGRPQTVQELVARIDAVSIESARDAARALLSRSRPAVVALGSGRGLDTAVSFAEGLTRARAKARLH, from the coding sequence ATGAGCGTCGAGATGTCCAAGCTTGCCTCCGGCCTCACCGTCGTCACCGACGAGATGCCCCACCTCGAGACGGCGGCGCTCGGCGTCTGGGCCGGTGTCGGCGGACGCGACGAGAAGCCGAACGAGCACGGCATCTCGCATCTCTTGGAGCACATGGCGTTCAAGGGCACGACCAAGCGCTCCTCGCGCGAGATCGTCGAGGAGATCGAGGCGGTCGGCGGCGACCTCAATGCCGGCACCTCGACCGAGACCACGTCCTATTATGCGCGGGTGCTGAAGGCCGACGTGCCGCTCGCGCTCGACGTGCTCGCCGACATCCTCGCCAATCCCGCCTTCGAGCCCGACGAGCTGGAGCGCGAGAAGAACGTCATCGTGCAGGAGATCGGCGCCGCCCAGGACACGCCCGACGACGTCGTGTTCGAGCATCTGAACGAGCTCTGCTATCCCGACCAGCCGATGGGTCGCTCGCTGCTCGGCACCGCCAAGACGCTGCGCGCCTTCAACCGCGACATGCTGCGCGGCTATCTCTCGACGCATTATCGCGGGCCGGACATGGTGGTGGCGGCGGCCGGCGCGGTCAATCACGCCCAAGTCGTCGCCGAGGTCGAAAAGCGTTTTGCGAGCTTCGAGGGGACGCCGGGGCCGAAGCCGCAGGCCGCTCAATTCGGCCAGGGCGGCACCAAGGTGGTGCATCGCGAGCTCGAGCAGGCGCATCTGACGCTGGCGCTCGAGGGCGTGCCGCAGTCCGATCCGTCGCTGTTCTCGCTCCAGGTCTTCACCAACATCCTCGGCGGCGGAATGTCGTCGCGCCTGTTCCAGGAGGTGCGCGAGAAGCGCGGCCTCTGCTACTCCATCTACACCTTCCACGCGCCCTACACCGACACCGGCTTCTTCGGCCTCTACACCGGCACCGATCCCGCCGACGCTCCGGAGATGATGGAGGTCGTGGTCGACATCATGAACGATTCGGTGGAGACGCTGACCGAGGCCGAGATCGCCCGGGCCAAGGCGCAGATGAAGGCGGGTCTGCTGATGGCGCTGGAGAGCTGCTCCTCCCGCGCCGAGCAGCTTGCCCGGCATGTGCTGGCCTATGGACGGCCGCAGACGGTGCAGGAACTGGTCGCCCGGATCGATGCCGTCAGCATCGAATCGGCGCGGGACGCGGCCCGTGCGCTGCTGTCGCGCAGCCGGCCAGCGGTTGTCGCATTGGGCAGCGGCAGGGGTCTGGACACGGCGGTGTCTTTTGCGGAAGGATTGACCCGGGCGCGCGCCAAGGCGCGGCTGCATTAG
- a CDS encoding MFS transporter, which produces MTKDERFVILASSLGTVFEWYDFYLYGSLASIIGAQFFSAYPPATRDIFALLAFAAGFLVRPFGAIVFGRVGDIVGRKYTFLVTILIMGLSTFIVGLLPNAATIGIAAPIILIALRLAQGLALGGEYGGAATYVAEHAPNGKRGFYTSFIQTTATLGLFLSLLVILFTRTALGEADFAAWGWRIPFLVSVLLLGISVWIRLRLNESPIFQKMKEEGKGSKAPLTEAFGNWQNGKLVLLALLGGVMGQGVVWYTGQFYALFFLQSILKVDGYTANLLIAWSLLLGTGFFIVFGMLSDKIGRKPIILGGCLIAALTFFPIFKMITTNANPALEKAIESVKVEVVADPAGCGDLFNPVGTRVFTAPCDTARAYLSQSSVKYATTPGPAGSGVKVVVNGKDVPYANAKDSNPAVLAAVQAAGYPKAGDAGIVKMSHPLDIFRPQVAAIIGLLFILVLFVTMVYGPIAAMLVELFPTRIRYTSMSLPYHIGNGWFGGLLPATAFAIVASTGDIYAGLWYPIIFASITVVIGFLFLPETKDVDIKAT; this is translated from the coding sequence ATGACGAAGGACGAACGGTTCGTCATTCTCGCCTCCTCGCTCGGTACCGTGTTCGAGTGGTACGACTTCTATCTCTACGGTTCGCTCGCCTCGATCATCGGCGCGCAGTTCTTCTCGGCCTATCCGCCGGCAACCCGCGATATCTTCGCGCTGCTGGCGTTTGCCGCGGGCTTTCTGGTGCGTCCGTTCGGCGCCATCGTGTTCGGCCGCGTCGGCGACATCGTCGGCCGCAAATACACCTTCCTCGTCACCATCCTGATCATGGGCCTGTCGACCTTCATCGTCGGCCTGTTGCCCAACGCGGCCACCATCGGCATCGCGGCTCCGATCATCCTGATCGCGCTGCGCCTCGCCCAGGGCCTGGCGCTCGGCGGCGAATATGGCGGTGCGGCGACCTACGTCGCGGAGCATGCGCCGAACGGCAAGCGCGGCTTCTACACCTCCTTCATCCAGACCACGGCGACGCTCGGCCTGTTCCTGTCGCTGCTGGTGATCCTGTTCACCCGCACCGCGCTCGGCGAGGCCGACTTCGCGGCGTGGGGCTGGCGCATTCCGTTCCTGGTGTCGGTGCTGCTGCTCGGCATCTCGGTCTGGATCCGGCTTCGCCTGAACGAATCGCCGATCTTCCAGAAGATGAAGGAGGAAGGGAAGGGCTCGAAGGCGCCGCTGACGGAGGCCTTCGGCAACTGGCAGAACGGCAAGCTCGTGCTGCTCGCTCTGCTCGGCGGCGTGATGGGCCAGGGCGTGGTCTGGTACACCGGCCAGTTCTACGCGCTGTTCTTCCTGCAATCGATCCTGAAGGTCGACGGCTATACCGCCAACCTGCTGATCGCCTGGTCGCTGCTGCTCGGCACCGGCTTCTTCATCGTGTTCGGCATGCTGTCCGACAAGATCGGCCGCAAGCCGATCATCCTCGGCGGCTGTCTGATCGCGGCGCTGACCTTCTTCCCGATCTTCAAGATGATCACCACCAACGCCAATCCGGCGCTGGAAAAGGCGATCGAGTCGGTCAAGGTCGAGGTGGTGGCCGATCCCGCCGGCTGCGGCGATCTGTTCAACCCGGTCGGCACCCGCGTCTTCACCGCGCCTTGCGACACCGCGCGCGCCTACCTGTCGCAATCGTCGGTCAAGTATGCGACGACGCCGGGTCCGGCCGGCTCGGGCGTGAAGGTCGTGGTCAACGGCAAGGACGTGCCCTACGCCAACGCCAAGGACAGCAACCCGGCGGTTCTCGCCGCGGTGCAGGCGGCTGGCTATCCCAAGGCGGGTGACGCCGGCATCGTGAAGATGTCGCACCCGCTCGACATCTTCCGTCCGCAGGTGGCGGCCATCATCGGCCTGCTGTTCATCCTGGTCCTGTTCGTCACCATGGTGTACGGCCCGATCGCCGCGATGCTGGTCGAATTGTTCCCGACCCGCATCCGCTACACCTCGATGTCGCTGCCCTACCACATCGGCAACGGCTGGTTCGGCGGCCTCCTGCCCGCCACCGCCTTCGCCATCGTGGCCTCGACCGGCGACATCTATGCCGGCCTCTGGTACCCGATCATCTTCGCCTCGATTACCGTGGTGATCGGCTTCCTGTTCCTGCCGGAGACCAAGGACGTCGACATCAAGGCGACCTGA
- a CDS encoding F0F1 ATP synthase subunit C, translated as MDPAAAKLIGAGIACIGMGGAGVGVGVIFGNYLAAAVRNPSAAQGQFGNLIFGFAVTEALGIFSLLIALLLLFVF; from the coding sequence ATGGATCCGGCAGCAGCAAAACTTATCGGCGCGGGCATCGCGTGCATCGGCATGGGCGGTGCGGGCGTCGGCGTGGGCGTGATCTTCGGCAACTACCTCGCCGCGGCCGTTCGCAACCCCTCGGCCGCTCAGGGCCAGTTCGGCAACCTGATCTTCGGCTTCGCCGTGACCGAAGCGCTCGGCATCTTCTCGCTGCTGATCGCGCTGCTTCTGCTGTTCGTTTTCTAA
- a CDS encoding GNAT family N-acetyltransferase, whose translation MALFRLPSSGPAALAPRGNGLLLRAPQMSDFLQWAHLRETSRDYLTPWEPIWPSDDLTRSGFRRRLRRYAEDIAADRSYPFLIFRELDGALVGGITLANVRRGIVQAGTIGYWVGQPYAHRGYMTAALRVLLPTLFGELNLHRVEAACIPTNAPSIRVLEKCGFSREGLARRYLCINGVWQDHLLFGLLHEDFRG comes from the coding sequence ATGGCCCTCTTTCGCCTGCCATCCAGTGGACCCGCCGCCCTCGCGCCGCGCGGCAACGGGCTGCTCCTGCGTGCGCCGCAAATGTCCGACTTCCTGCAATGGGCGCATTTGCGCGAGACCAGCCGCGACTATCTCACGCCTTGGGAGCCGATCTGGCCGTCTGACGATCTCACCCGGTCCGGCTTCCGCCGCCGCCTGCGCCGCTATGCCGAGGACATCGCCGCGGACCGCTCCTATCCCTTTCTGATCTTCCGCGAGCTCGACGGTGCCCTGGTCGGCGGCATCACGCTCGCCAATGTCCGGCGAGGCATCGTGCAGGCCGGTACCATCGGCTATTGGGTCGGCCAGCCCTATGCCCATCGCGGCTACATGACGGCCGCACTGCGGGTGCTGCTGCCGACGCTGTTTGGCGAGCTCAACCTGCACCGGGTCGAGGCCGCCTGCATCCCCACCAACGCGCCGTCGATCCGGGTGCTGGAGAAGTGCGGCTTCTCGCGCGAGGGCCTGGCGCGCCGTTATCTCTGCATCAACGGGGTCTGGCAGGATCACCTGCTGTTCGGCCTGCTGCACGAGGATTTCCGCGGCTGA
- the thrC gene encoding threonine synthase encodes MTRYISTRGEAPELGFCDVMLTGLARDGGLYVPAAWPQLPSETIAGFFGRPYWEVAVDVIRPFAGGEISDAELGRMANEAYATFRHPAVVPLRQMSPHQLVLELFHGPTLAFKDVAMQLISRLMDHVLEKRGQRTTIVVATSGDTGGAAVEAFAGLENVDLIVLFPHGRISEVQRRMMTTTGAANVHALAIEGTFDDCQALVKGMFNNHRFRDATSLSGVNSINWARIVAQVVYYFTSAVAVGAPARAVDFVVPTGNFGDIFAGYVAKRMGLPVRTLRIAANVNDILARTLKTGIYEVREVHATASPSMDIQISSNFERLLFEAGRRDAAGVRRLMEQLKQSGRFVLPDATLAAIREEFDAGRADETETAAAIRAAWREAGELVDPHTAVALAVADRDTTDTRVPSIVLSTAHPAKFPDAVEAACGQRPQLPAWLDGLMTKSEHMRVMKNDQAEVERFVLSASRAAKQGVAG; translated from the coding sequence TTGACTCGTTATATCTCGACCCGGGGCGAAGCCCCCGAACTCGGCTTTTGTGACGTGATGCTGACCGGCCTTGCCCGCGACGGTGGCCTGTATGTGCCGGCGGCGTGGCCGCAGCTCCCGAGCGAGACGATCGCCGGCTTCTTCGGCCGTCCCTATTGGGAAGTCGCGGTCGACGTGATTCGTCCCTTTGCCGGCGGCGAGATTTCGGACGCCGAGCTCGGGCGCATGGCGAACGAGGCCTACGCCACCTTCCGCCATCCTGCGGTGGTGCCGCTGCGCCAGATGTCGCCGCACCAGCTCGTGCTGGAGCTGTTCCACGGTCCGACGCTCGCCTTCAAGGACGTGGCGATGCAGCTGATCTCGCGGCTGATGGACCACGTGCTCGAAAAGCGCGGCCAGCGCACCACCATCGTGGTCGCGACGTCAGGCGATACCGGCGGCGCCGCGGTCGAAGCCTTTGCCGGCCTCGAGAACGTCGACCTCATCGTGCTGTTTCCGCACGGCCGCATCTCAGAGGTGCAGCGGCGGATGATGACGACGACAGGCGCGGCCAACGTCCATGCGCTCGCCATCGAAGGCACCTTCGACGACTGCCAGGCGCTCGTGAAGGGGATGTTCAACAACCATCGCTTCCGCGACGCGACCTCGCTCTCCGGCGTCAATTCCATCAACTGGGCGCGCATCGTCGCCCAGGTGGTCTACTATTTCACCTCCGCCGTCGCGGTCGGTGCGCCGGCGCGCGCGGTCGATTTCGTCGTTCCCACCGGCAATTTCGGCGACATTTTCGCCGGCTACGTCGCCAAGCGCATGGGGCTGCCGGTGCGCACCCTGCGCATCGCCGCCAACGTCAACGACATCCTGGCGCGCACGCTGAAGACCGGCATCTACGAGGTGCGCGAGGTGCACGCGACGGCATCGCCGTCGATGGACATCCAGATCTCCTCGAACTTCGAACGGCTGCTGTTCGAGGCCGGCCGGCGCGATGCCGCCGGCGTGCGCCGCCTGATGGAACAGCTGAAGCAGTCCGGGCGCTTCGTGCTGCCCGATGCGACACTCGCCGCGATCCGCGAGGAGTTCGATGCCGGGCGCGCCGACGAGACCGAGACTGCGGCCGCGATTCGCGCTGCCTGGCGCGAAGCCGGCGAGCTGGTCGATCCCCATACCGCCGTGGCGCTCGCCGTCGCGGACCGCGACACCACCGATACGAGGGTGCCGAGCATCGTGCTCTCCACCGCGCATCCGGCCAAATTCCCCGACGCCGTCGAGGCGGCCTGCGGCCAGCGGCCGCAACTGCCGGCCTGGCTCGACGGCCTGATGACCAAATCCGAACACATGAGGGTGATGAAGAACGATCAGGCCGAGGTCGAGCGGTTCGTGCTGTCCGCCAGCCGCGCCGCAAAGCAGGGAGTTGCCGGATGA
- the gspM gene encoding type II secretion system protein GspM: MFFDPETWVAVAFVILMIVFGYLGVFKSAMTALDHRAARIKAELDDAARLKQEAAKVLADYKARSATAEREAADIIANAKAEAERIAADAKAKMEDFVARRTKTAESKIALAEAQALADVRAAAAEAAVQAASTILSQSVKGQVADDLLAKGINEVRQKLN; encoded by the coding sequence ATGTTCTTCGATCCTGAAACCTGGGTCGCCGTCGCCTTCGTGATCCTGATGATCGTGTTCGGCTATCTCGGCGTCTTCAAGTCGGCGATGACCGCGCTCGATCATCGCGCCGCCCGCATCAAGGCCGAGCTCGACGACGCCGCACGCCTCAAGCAGGAGGCGGCCAAGGTGCTCGCCGACTACAAGGCGCGCAGTGCCACGGCCGAGCGCGAGGCTGCCGACATCATCGCCAACGCCAAGGCCGAGGCCGAGCGCATCGCTGCCGACGCCAAGGCGAAGATGGAAGACTTCGTCGCCCGCCGCACCAAGACCGCCGAGAGCAAGATCGCGCTGGCCGAGGCCCAGGCGCTGGCCGACGTCCGCGCCGCAGCCGCGGAAGCCGCCGTCCAGGCTGCCTCGACCATCCTGTCGCAATCGGTCAAGGGCCAAGTTGCCGACGACCTGCTCGCCAAGGGCATCAACGAAGTCCGGCAGAAGCTGAACTGA
- a CDS encoding AtpZ/AtpI family protein, whose amino-acid sequence MTQGTGHGEDGDRDRSSEEAALSDRLGNLDQRLSEFRDRRAKTEQPAGDDGDKAARASAMALGFRLSSELVAGVAVGAGIGWGFDRLLSTSPFGFIVFLLLGFVAGVVNVVRSAGAGQNRRGGS is encoded by the coding sequence ATGACACAGGGCACGGGACACGGCGAAGATGGAGATCGCGATAGATCGTCCGAGGAAGCCGCGCTTTCCGATCGGCTCGGAAATCTTGATCAGCGGTTGTCCGAATTTCGCGACCGCAGGGCCAAGACCGAGCAACCCGCAGGTGACGATGGAGACAAAGCGGCCAGAGCCTCGGCGATGGCGCTTGGTTTTCGGTTATCCTCCGAGTTGGTCGCCGGTGTCGCTGTCGGAGCGGGGATTGGCTGGGGGTTCGACCGTTTGCTGTCGACGTCGCCTTTCGGATTCATCGTGTTCCTGCTGCTGGGCTTCGTCGCCGGCGTGGTGAATGTGGTGAGATCGGCAGGCGCGGGTCAAAACAGGCGCGGTGGTTCGTAA
- a CDS encoding secondary thiamine-phosphate synthase enzyme YjbQ, which yields MTSARSVTRSAPSSVQATTVTSSLLTVQTPGRGFTDLTSEAAKFIAEAHAGEGALTLFIRHTSASLTIQENADPSVLVDLTTALSRLAPENAGWTHDTEGPDDMPAHVKTMLTQTSLQVPVLDGRLALGTWQAIYLIEHRSRPHRREIVLQFIGSNR from the coding sequence ATGACATCAGCCAGATCCGTCACACGCTCCGCACCGTCGTCGGTGCAGGCTACCACCGTCACATCGTCGCTGCTCACCGTGCAGACGCCCGGCCGCGGCTTCACCGATCTGACCAGCGAGGCCGCGAAATTCATCGCCGAGGCGCACGCAGGTGAGGGCGCGTTGACGCTGTTCATCCGCCACACCTCGGCCTCGCTGACGATCCAGGAGAACGCCGACCCTTCCGTGCTCGTCGATCTCACCACGGCCCTGTCACGGCTCGCACCGGAGAATGCCGGCTGGACCCATGACACCGAGGGACCCGACGACATGCCGGCCCACGTCAAGACCATGCTGACGCAGACGTCGCTCCAGGTCCCGGTCCTGGACGGCAGGCTCGCGCTCGGCACCTGGCAGGCGATCTATCTGATCGAGCATCGCAGCCGCCCGCACCGCCGTGAGATCGTGCTGCAATTCATTGGCAGCAACCGCTAA
- a CDS encoding response regulator transcription factor: MNAPSTHLVIADDHPLFRDALRQAVAGVLPSARIDEAGSFEDLTKLLEQNSEVDLVLLDLSMPGISGFSGLIYLRAQYPAIPVVIVSASDDSATIRRSLDFGASGFIPKRFGVETLRDAILKVMEGDIWVPADTDLSAAADPDMTRLRDRLVTLTPQQVRVLMMLSEGLLNKQIAYELGVSEATIKAHVSAILQKLGVESRTQAVIAAAKIAGGQWKQGTPTG; the protein is encoded by the coding sequence ATGAACGCTCCTTCGACTCACCTCGTCATCGCCGATGATCATCCCCTGTTCCGCGATGCGCTGCGGCAGGCGGTGGCAGGCGTCCTCCCCTCGGCCCGGATCGACGAGGCCGGATCCTTCGAGGACCTGACCAAGCTCCTGGAACAGAACTCCGAGGTCGACCTCGTCCTGCTCGACCTCTCCATGCCCGGGATCTCCGGCTTTTCCGGCCTGATCTATCTGCGCGCGCAATATCCGGCGATTCCGGTCGTCATCGTCTCGGCCTCCGACGACAGCGCCACGATCCGCCGCTCGCTCGATTTCGGCGCGTCCGGCTTCATCCCCAAGCGGTTCGGGGTCGAGACCCTGCGTGACGCCATCCTCAAGGTGATGGAAGGCGACATCTGGGTTCCCGCCGATACCGACCTCTCCGCCGCCGCCGACCCCGACATGACGCGCCTGCGCGACCGCCTGGTGACGCTGACGCCGCAGCAGGTTCGCGTCCTCATGATGCTGTCGGAAGGTCTCCTCAACAAGCAGATCGCCTACGAGCTCGGCGTCTCCGAGGCCACCATCAAGGCCCATGTCTCGGCGATCCTGCAAAAGCTCGGCGTCGAGAGTCGGACGCAAGCGGTGATTGCCGCCGCGAAGATCGCCGGCGGCCAATGGAAGCAGGGCACGCCGACGGGGTGA
- a CDS encoding F0F1 ATP synthase subunit B encodes MAESHGGAKGPAAGAHTEADGGHHSGGFPPFESSTFASQLVSLAIFFVLLYVIVSKLALPKVGGAIEARQNKIEGDLGEAQKLKDQSEAALKAYESELASARSRAQAIGNESRDKANAQADAERKALEEQLTAKLAEAEKTIASTRTAAMSNVRGIAADAAGQIVQQLTGVIPDAASVNAAVDASLKG; translated from the coding sequence ATGGCCGAGAGTCATGGCGGGGCAAAAGGACCGGCGGCGGGTGCCCACACCGAAGCCGATGGCGGTCATCACAGCGGCGGCTTTCCGCCGTTCGAGAGCAGCACCTTTGCTTCACAGCTGGTGTCGCTCGCGATCTTCTTCGTCCTGCTTTACGTGATCGTGTCCAAGCTCGCGCTGCCGAAGGTCGGCGGTGCGATCGAAGCACGCCAGAACAAGATCGAGGGCGACCTCGGCGAGGCGCAGAAGCTGAAGGACCAGTCCGAAGCTGCGCTGAAGGCCTATGAAAGCGAGCTCGCCTCGGCGCGTTCGCGGGCGCAGGCGATCGGCAACGAATCCCGCGACAAGGCGAATGCGCAGGCGGACGCCGAACGCAAGGCATTGGAAGAGCAGCTGACGGCCAAGCTCGCCGAGGCGGAGAAGACCATCGCCTCGACTCGCACGGCCGCCATGAGCAACGTCCGCGGCATCGCGGCCGACGCGGCAGGCCAGATCGTGCAACAGCTCACCGGGGTCATTCCGGATGCCGCCTCGGTCAATGCCGCCGTTGACGCGTCCTTGAAGGGTTAG